From a single Mobula birostris isolate sMobBir1 chromosome 13, sMobBir1.hap1, whole genome shotgun sequence genomic region:
- the LOC140208140 gene encoding epidermal differentiation-specific protein-like has translation MSKITLYENLGFTGKDKDFVDNVPDLTVRNFGNTARSIRVIGQHWVAYAGENFTGAFKLLGPGDHAYLGELDQKILSLRLVKEDLKNPETFSGFENLVSSHKVKAGVWILFQHANLCGQRLITFEGNEWPNYCAFNWNDKLSSVKPLLKSDFEL, from the exons ATGAGTAAAATCACTCTCTACGAAAACCTTGGCTTTACCGGGAAGGACAAGGACTTTGTGGACAACGTTCCCGACCTTACTGTTCGGAACTTCGGTAATACTGCCCGCTCGATCAGAGTAATCGGCCAGCACTGGGTGGCGTACGCCGGCGAAAACTTCACGGGGGCGTTCAAGTTGCTCGGTCCCGGAGACCACGCATATCTGGGCGAGCTGGATCAGAAAATTCTCTCTTTGCGGCTGGTGAAGGAGGATTTGAAGAACCCGGAGACGTTCT CCGGCTTCGAAAACCTCGTCTCTTCCCATAAGGTGAAGGCAGGCGTGTGGATTCTGTTCCAGCACGCCAACCTATGCGGTCAGCGACTCATCACTTTCGAGGGTAACGAATGGCCCAATTATTGCGCTTTCAACTGGAATGACAAGCTGTCCTCAGTCAAGCCCTTGCTGAAGAGCGACTTCGAGTTGTGA